Proteins encoded together in one Candidatus Bathyarchaeota archaeon window:
- the nth gene encoding endonuclease III encodes MSSRAEEVVARLLNFYKRTWRHTSNDPFRSLVGTILSQNTNGRNRSTAQTRLEEMIGITPDSLATAPLEDIIEAIRPAGMYNQRSKVLKNVSKEILERFQGSLDQVMKKPFSQARKDLMSLPGVGPKTADVTLMFATGSNIVPVDRHIFRISQRLGVVPLNATYDKVRLTLEAATALDRRQDIHVFLIRFGREICKSRNPRCYICLLEDLCLYSSKYLNTGNDD; translated from the coding sequence TTGTCCAGTAGAGCTGAAGAGGTTGTCGCCCGACTCCTGAACTTTTACAAACGTACCTGGCGCCACACATCTAACGATCCCTTTAGATCCCTCGTTGGTACTATTTTGAGCCAGAACACCAACGGTAGGAACCGTTCCACTGCGCAGACCCGCCTTGAGGAGATGATCGGAATAACTCCAGATAGTCTTGCAACCGCACCCCTTGAAGACATCATTGAAGCTATCCGTCCAGCCGGGATGTACAACCAGCGGAGCAAGGTCCTCAAAAATGTATCAAAGGAGATTCTTGAGCGCTTCCAAGGTTCACTGGACCAAGTAATGAAGAAACCTTTTTCCCAGGCAAGAAAAGATCTCATGAGTCTCCCAGGTGTAGGGCCTAAGACCGCTGATGTTACCCTCATGTTTGCTACGGGAAGCAATATAGTACCTGTCGATAGGCACATTTTCAGAATCTCTCAGCGCCTTGGGGTTGTCCCCCTAAATGCTACATACGACAAAGTCAGGCTAACCCTTGAAGCCGCCACTGCCTTAGATAGACGCCAGGACATCCATGTTTTCCTCATACGTTTTGGCCGGGAGATCTGTAAATCCAGAAATCCTCGATGTTATATTTGTCTCCTAGAAGATCTCTGTTTATACTCCAGCAAATACCTAAATACGGGAAATGATGACTGA